The following is a genomic window from Taeniopygia guttata chromosome 11, bTaeGut7.mat, whole genome shotgun sequence.
AGCAAGAGTTAACGTGTGCACAGAAGGACCAACAATGTCGGTGGCAGTGCAGACACAGCAGGTCAGCACAGGAACTATGTCTCTGTCACCCACCAGTGACAGGCCAGGACTTCGGAGATCCTACACCACACAACTACATAAATCACATTGACTAATAAAAATTCCCTTAATGgacatttgaaaaataaaaatattgtcaaATCCAATGAGAAAACAATTTGGCACAGGCATGGAGCCAGGAAACTCCTCCAGCCCATTACTGGGGCTTTCTGGCACTTGTCTGTCTCACACACGTGCCCCCATAAGAGATGCTTATATAAACCACAGCAAAGGAACTTCCCCTACAGGAAAGGCCAGAGATTAAATACTATACATTGACAGTGTTACTTCCTCTAGGtgaagattttaaaatgcagaagcaAGATGATTTCACACAGCACTTCTCCACTGCCTAAAGGCATGGGGGACAACCTCTGGCAGGTGACTCTGACCACACTCCCTGTCCTGGTGTGTGCCAGGAGGGTTAAGTGCTGTACAGACAGTTTCTATAGGTATGTGTTTCTGTAGATGTCTGAGGCTTTGGTGCCAGTGATCAAGTACAGGACAAGAACACAGAAGAGAACAAGGTGGTCAAACGGTTCTGCAACTGAAGCATACAAACACCTGCAATGCCTGGCGAAAGAAAAGTGGCCGGGACAACCCGAcggggtggggagaagggctgggaaggaggagcaggCGGGGGTGTGAGGTCGGCCAATGCAGAGCCCTCTGTGTACGGCCGCAGCCCTGCCGCACCCCCAGAACCCCGCTTTCCATGCGCCTAGAAACAGCATCAGTGcggctggaaaagccctccaggatCATCGATCCCAGCCCCTAAACCCCACCACTGAACCATGTTCCTAAGCACCGCACCCACAAACCTTCTGAGCGGGGACAGTGCTTCCAccgctgccctgggcagcccattgCACCAGTGCCTCAGCACTCTtgccatgaagaaatttttcctggaATCCGATCTAAACCACCTGCTGCACCGGGCGCTGCCATGCCCCCGTTCTCCCCctgcaaacctgctccagccgCCGGAGCACCGGTCCCGCCGGAGCCGCTCTCCCGGCGGCCGCTCCCTCCGAGCCCTCCCCCGGGGCGGCGGAGCCCTCGCCCCCCGCCGGCTGCCCCCGCACCAGCTTGAGGTCGAGCACGCCGTCCTTGGCCTCCTGCAGCAGCGACACGAACTTGGTGgtcagcagccccaggctcttCTCGTGCCGGCTGGGCGCGCCCGCAGCCCCGCTGCCACCCCCGGGGGGCTGCGCCCCGCACTCCGCCATCTGCCCGCCGCCGGCTCCGGGGCCGCGCATCCGCTTCCGGGCCGCGGGGCTCCCCGGGAACctccggggcggggcgggcaccGGGGACTGCCCCCCGCCGCctcccggggctgcggggcggtTCCGCTTTGCTGCCGGTGTTCCGTCAGCCCCGTCGGTTTGGGGGTCCCCCGGGTAAAGCCAGGGGTGCGTCCATCCCCTCGCCGTTCTGCGGTGCCAAAGTCAAGCCCCACCCTGTGGTAGCGAAGCCAAACCTCGGCCATGTACTCAGCTCTCACCGCCCGGGTGTCAGGGGCGGTTTGCTGCTCCAGCACACCCAGTGCCGGCGGAATCCTCCAGCCTGTGCCCGGGGAAGGCAGCTTGTGGCAGGGACACATCTGCACCCGTGGAGGGTGCATCCCCACGTTCTCGCCTCCGGGTCAGGCTGGCACAGCACACCCTTGATGGTGATCCACCCTCGAGTGGGCTCGCACTGTGGATGGGCTGGGGTCTGGCACCCCGCTGTCCTCCCCGAGCCAGGGTGGGTGCGAGAGGGCAGCGCTGCGGGCACGGACAGGGCTGAGTGTCCGGAGAACAGGGGGTGATCTCCAGGAcgagaggaaatggcctcaagttgaGTCAGCAGAGGGctagattggatattaggggAAATTTCTTCATTAAAGGATGGTCAGGCACTGTAAAATGTTGCCTGGGGCAGTGgtgaagtcaccatccctggacaTGTTAAAAAGGCGTGTGGATGTATCGCTTAGGAACGTGGTTTAGCGGTGGGCTTGGCAGTCACCGGTTGGTACTCGATGATTTTAGAGGGCTTTTCCGATCTGAACGATCCTTTGATTCCGCGACTTGTATTCCCCAGACCTCCGGCTGTCGCGGTGCCTTCCcgtgttccccctcccctccgcCCCCCGTTCCTGACGTCCTGAGCGCGGCTGCGGGAACACAATGAGGCCCTGAGGAGCGCGGCTGCTCCGGCTGAGGAAACAAACGGCAGCCGGCTTCCTCCGCACCCTGCCCTGGCCCCGCAGCCCGCTCAGCCTGGACACCATGGGCATGTCTGCGGAGGACGAGCGCGCCGCCAGCCCCAGAGGTAACGCGCATGATGCTCCCCGGGGAGCCGGCgagctgggcagggaagggatgctgctgcttgcAGCACGTTTTGGGGATTCCCCTGCTCTTTGCCTCACCACCCCCTGCACCCTCCTGGACCTTTTCCCCGTGCCAGGGTTGGTGCTTTGTGTCCTTGCGGGGtggcagcctggctgtgcttcCTGATGGTGATAACTGCGCCGGGGCAGTTCTGCTCACCGCTCATCTTATCCTCAAAGCTGCTGTCCTCCTCCCTAAGCCCTGGTCCCAAGGCCGCCAGCGgctccccagcagagcaggagcctggcTTGGCACTGGGTGACAGCCCCGCGGGGCTGCAGGGAGTGgctggggatggggtggggtgggggaatGATGAAACCAGGCATGGGGGACTGGGAATGGTGTGTGATaactgtgctggttttcaaacCTCCACTGCGGCCAGGAGGTCTTTGGCATGACTTTGGACCCTGTGTCAAGGGGGACACAGCAGCTTTGGGGAGACCAGGAGTGTCCAATCCTCAATTTAGCCTGGCTCTCCTTCCTGCGAGAGCtgccgtgtccccatccctcctgCTGACTCACTGCTGGAGTCTCAACCCAGCTGACAGCTGCCCAAGTGGCATCACACCCCCTCAGACAACCCAGCGCTGTGTTTTGGGGAGTAGCCGGGATGTACACTCAGCCTGGGGACAATCTGAGCTGGCAGGCTGAGTCACAGCACCCCAGGACAGCTTTACTTcttgctgccacagctgctATGCCAACCCCGGGCCATGGTGGTGGCATCTTGGGGGGCCCTTGTGGAAGGACCCTTTTGGTGCCACGCTGCCCAGCTTCCCGTGTCCATGTGTGCTTGGAAGTCCACTGGTGGCGAGCTTCCTGCCTCTGGCCTCAGGGGCCCTTCCTGCCCCACTTGGTTGTGCTCACTGACCCCTGGCTTCATCCCCAGACGAGGAGTGGCCGGAAGCGGAGAAGGCTGAGAAGCTGGCGAGAGGAGCCGCTCTGAAATGGGCTTCAGGGGTGTTTTACCGCCCCGAGAAACTGGAGGGGCTCGGGCATTACCGGAGGCGAGAGACACAGAGGAACAACTCCATCCAGTCCCGGCTGAAGGTGTGTGTTTGCCCATCCCGTGGACACTTGCAGCCACACCCCCTCCTCATGCAGGGACCCCAGCCAGGTCCCCTCTTGCACTATCAATCCTCTGTATGTCCTCTTTTGacaaaaatcttttcctttgGCTGGCGTTTGGTGGGTGAAGTGTAATTGTTGGGGAGAGAAGACCCCCTTCACCCTATGCCTTATCCCCAGGCAGTGTCTGAAGTGTTAAAAGGAGTCTTCTGTGTCTCTGACAATCCGGCAAAATAAAACACCAAGGGGGCTCAGCACATTCCATGTGCAGGACTCGGTGCACCCCATCACTGCCCCGTCCCAGCCCCAAaggctgccctgccccacagctgggAGGAAGCACAGAGCTCCaacctgtccctgcctgtgggtCTCCACATTTGTAAGGGTTGTCCCAGTCCCCCTGCACACTTGCCTCCTTACCCGCATCCTCTTTTGCATGACCCAAGGAATCAGTCTGAGCACCACAACTTTCTCCTAATAATTTTAGAAACGGTTTCTCCTATCCTGACTCTTGGATGAATTGTCTGGGAGGCCTCAGTGAAAGCAACTTTTCCTGGTGATTCTTGGCATCAGGAGCAGGGAGTTAAATGAGTGGATAGGGCACGGAGATGTGCCAGTGCAGGGCTGGAAACGATGGCACTCCATTTGGGAGGAGAGTTTATATGGCCACTGAGGTCCTTCATGCCTTGGGGGCACATAGGGGCCCTGTGACCCACTACTCTTTTGCAGAAACAAAGTAATCTTTTAAAACTGAGAGAGGCATCTGCTTGCTGTTTACCCTGGGCcttgtggggctgggagagTGCCTGCAACACATattgtgcagggctggggcaagTGGTGTGGAGTCCTCCTgccttctggagctgctccactgccctccATCCTTTTCTGCTCCCCAGTCAACTGTCCAGTCCTACCTGGAGGGGGTaagtgcagggctggagcagctgcggTCGGCGGCCCAGGAGGTGCAGGGCGTGTGCCAGGACCTGGGGGCTGCACGGTGGGCCCTGCTCGACAGCGCAGACAACTTCCAGGGCCTCCAGCAGATGAGGAAGCTGATGGAGGAACATGTGCAGCTGGCCTCGGTGGTCCAGGTGCTGCCCCAGATCTTCTCGGGTAAGGCACTGGCCCAATCCTGGTCAATTTGGGCTGAAAAGCACTGAGGGAAACAGTGCAACCACaggctctgtgcagggctggtGGTAAAGCCTGAGCAGGTCACTCAGCTTTGCCAGCTGGGTGAATGGAGATATCCCTGCTTCCCCAGGGCCTGATCCAATGGTGTTCCCAGAGCCCCAGACCTTTCCCCTCACCATCTCCTTGATAACCTGCATCTATGTCCCCTGGTGCAAACCCCTTCATCTCCACACTTAGTGCTGGCatctctcctccctctcccacAGTCCACGAGGTTTTTTCCCatatcctgcagctgctccatggGCAGCATCTCTTGGAGGCCCACGTGGAGCTGATGATGGTGGAGCAACTCCGGGATGACAtcctctcccagctgcacctccgCGGGCTCTCCGGTGCCCAGGCAACTGTGCTGTCCTACTTCAGTGGCCTGCAGGACCTCAATGAGAGCCTGGCCAAGCAGCTGTGGGACATTGTGGGCAGCAGCCTGCGGTTGGTGCGCGAGGACCCCGTTCTCTTTGTCACTGCTGTGAGGATCATCGAGCGGGAGGAGAAAATAGATGATACTCTGCTCTTGGAGGTCACCTTCCTGCCCCCTGGCCGCCCAAAGGGCTGGAGGCAGAAGTTCTACCAGGTCCTCCAGGACACCCTCACAGGAGCCCGTTTCCATGCTCCCCGCATGGATGCTGAGGGGCCGGGGCTGGCCAAGCACCTGGCGGCGCTGCAGAAGGACATCGTGTCTGAGCTGCGTGTGGTGAAGGACCTGATGGTCCAGTGCGTCCCAGCCCACTACAACATCCTCAGCCTCTGCACTGCCACCTACCACCAGGCCCTCACCAGCCACCTCCAGGAGATCCTGCGGGAGGACCTGGACAAACAGGGACTCTTCCTTCTCCTTGAGTGGGCGCTCCGTGTGTACCACAGGTCAGCACCAACCCCGGCACAACCAAGCGGGGGATGTTGTGGAGAGCTGGGTTGTTCACCAGCTCATGGATGGGTTAGGAGAGTGTCTCTAGCTGCCAGGGGATGATGACCAGGAGGGCAGAGGGATGGGTAGGAACTCCTGGAAAACAGgtcttcccagccctgccccacctctgctctccagcccaGAGATGATGGGTCACCCTGACCTCCTCCCAGAAGtggatgtttctgctctggatCCCTTGATGTCCTCTGAGCTTGTGGATCAGACAGAGAGGAGATATGTGATGAAAGTCAAGGTGAGTGAGCGGGACGGGGACCCAGTGACTCCCACCGAGCCAAGCATGTGCTCTGACAGCAGCTGCAGACCATGAGCCTGGCATGAGGCCCAGGACTTGCTGTGCTATGCTGGGTCTCAAGGGAGTCTGTACGTGGCTTCTTGGGCTGCCTGTGGTGAGTGTCCATCCTGCAGGCTAGCGTGTTCGAGTGGATGCAGAGGACTCTGGAGGTGGAGCTCAAGGAGTGGTTCAGGGAAGAGGAACCTGAGACAGACCATCAGGGCTTCTTCCAGTCAGCCTTGCCTGCCATTGTCATGCAGGTGGGACCCCAAGAACATGGGTACAGATGAGGCTTGGCCATGCTGAGACCTCCCAGAAAGGAGTCCATGGCCCCACTTTCCTCTTCTGCAGATGCTGAATGAGAACATCCAGGTGGCTTCCTTGATCACCAACTCTCTGCAGCAGAAGATCTACCACATGGCCTTGGAGGAGCTTGAGGCATTCCTGGGCCGGTCAGTGGAGCCACTCACACCCCTGTCCACCCTCACAGACCCTGGGGCCATGGCTGAGCATCGCAGGCTGGTGGTGGAAATCTGCTGTGGGGCACCAAATGCTCATCCAGGTCACAGAAGGCTCAGCAGCCTGTCTGCCCATGGGGCTGCTATCTCAGCCTTTGGGGGCATCAGCTCTTGGGGCCTGCTGCCCCAAATGCTTGTCAGGGGATTCAGAATGGGTCCCACTGTCCCGCCCTGCCCAATGACCTGTCACTCTCCAACCTGGTGGCAGGATCTGAAAGGAGCCAAGTGAGCTGGGAGGGTTGTGGGAggtccgtgtgtccccaggagcaTCCCAAGGTCAGGTCCCGGTGGTGGGACGcctggggctctgcctgcccatggcagctGCCTCGCTGTGTTGCAGCCTGCGGGAAGCCCTGGCGCAGTGCGGGAAGGAGCACCAGCAGGACCGGGCCGTCCCCAAGTACTACATCTCCCACCTGCTGGCCGTGCTCAACAACAACCTGGCTCTCAGGTAACCTGCACCAGCACCTGGGAGCTCCTGTAGCAACACCCACCCCATCCTCCCTGGAGCCAGTGTTCCCACTATGCTTCCCAGGCTACCTGTAccctctcttctctctcctagCAATTCTGTCTCATCCTTGCACCCTGACACTGCCTGCAGAGAagtccctggatccctgc
Proteins encoded in this region:
- the EXOC3L1 gene encoding exocyst complex component 3-like protein isoform X2; amino-acid sequence: MGMSAEDERAASPRDEEWPEAEKAEKLARGAALKWASGVFYRPEKLEGLGHYRRRETQRNNSIQSRLKSTVQSYLEGGLQQMRKLMEEHVQLASVVQVLPQIFSVHEVFSHILQLLHGQHLLEAHVELMMVEQLRDDILSQLHLRGLSGAQATVLSYFSGLQDLNESLAKQLWDIVGSSLRLVREDPVLFVTAVRIIEREEKIDDTLLLEVTFLPPGRPKGWRQKFYQVLQDTLTGARFHAPRMDAEGPGLAKHLAALQKDIVSELRVVKDLMVQCVPAHYNILSLCTATYHQALTSHLQEILREDLDKQGLFLLLEWALRVYHSPEMMGHPDLLPEVDVSALDPLMSSELVDQTERRYVMKVKASVFEWMQRTLEVELKEWFREEEPETDHQGFFQSALPAIVMQMLNENIQVASLITNSLQQKIYHMALEELEAFLGRLREALAQCGKEHQQDRAVPKYYISHLLAVLNNNLALSNSVSSLHPDTACREVPGSLQAALDRMQKKATQLLLEELLLDLQPLCLQLPSRKWLSGSQLVGSMCEVIDKYAKDFSRVRKPVFTLLLAESELLVVNQYLRALLQRKMVCKSREERGQLCHRLLQDATQLRELFCGLGLDRGQQSLEAVFALRELIYLKDPALLSLEVLGFITKYPDVSDEHISALLDLRGDVSKEVRHVVLEMMAQHPQVLPEGYRPIFSTILVPVQELPFCLRKGKCA
- the EXOC3L1 gene encoding exocyst complex component 3-like protein isoform X1 produces the protein MGMSAEDERAASPRDEEWPEAEKAEKLARGAALKWASGVFYRPEKLEGLGHYRRRETQRNNSIQSRLKSTVQSYLEGVSAGLEQLRSAAQEVQGVCQDLGAARWALLDSADNFQGLQQMRKLMEEHVQLASVVQVLPQIFSVHEVFSHILQLLHGQHLLEAHVELMMVEQLRDDILSQLHLRGLSGAQATVLSYFSGLQDLNESLAKQLWDIVGSSLRLVREDPVLFVTAVRIIEREEKIDDTLLLEVTFLPPGRPKGWRQKFYQVLQDTLTGARFHAPRMDAEGPGLAKHLAALQKDIVSELRVVKDLMVQCVPAHYNILSLCTATYHQALTSHLQEILREDLDKQGLFLLLEWALRVYHSPEMMGHPDLLPEVDVSALDPLMSSELVDQTERRYVMKVKASVFEWMQRTLEVELKEWFREEEPETDHQGFFQSALPAIVMQMLNENIQVASLITNSLQQKIYHMALEELEAFLGRLREALAQCGKEHQQDRAVPKYYISHLLAVLNNNLALSNSVSSLHPDTACREVPGSLQAALDRMQKKATQLLLEELLLDLQPLCLQLPSRKWLSGSQLVGSMCEVIDKYAKDFSRVRKPVFTLLLAESELLVVNQYLRALLQRKMVCKSREERGQLCHRLLQDATQLRELFCGLGLDRGQQSLEAVFALRELIYLKDPALLSLEVLGFITKYPDVSDEHISALLDLRGDVSKEVRHVVLEMMAQHPQVLPEGYRPIFSTILVPVQELPFCLRKGKCA